The proteins below are encoded in one region of Hordeum vulgare subsp. vulgare chromosome 3H, MorexV3_pseudomolecules_assembly, whole genome shotgun sequence:
- the LOC123440624 gene encoding uncharacterized protein LOC123440624: protein MSALVPPPPAFPDPQIMVPVAYGGAGGTAAESGSYGPVIAMLAVLAVLAALAVAVGRLCFGRRALGRAGGHDLEAWVEQKCGPCVGVGMHSPAAAAASDPAKQEEGDETAAPAEQPPEGTERGECSGSGSAGGS, encoded by the coding sequence ATGTCGGCTCTTGTGCCCCCGCCGCCGGCGTTTCCGGACCCGCAGATAATGGTGCCGGTGGCGTACGGCGGGGCCGGGGGGACGGCGGCAGAGAGCGGGTCGTACGGCCCGGTGATCGCCATGCTGGCAGTCCTCGCGGTGCTGGCGGCGCTGGCCGTGGCCGTGGGGCGGCTCTGCTTCGGGCGCCGCGCGCTCGGACGGGCCGGCGGCCACGACCTGGAGGCCTGGGTGGAGCAGAAGTGCGGGCCCTGCGTCGGCGTTGGCATGCACTCCCCCGCCGCAGCCGCCGCCAGTGACCCCGCGAAGCAGGAGGAAGGCGACGAGACGGCGGCTCCGGCGGAGCAGCCGCCGGAAGGAACGGAGCGAGGGGAGTGCAGCGGCAGTGGCAGTGCTGGCGGGTCCTGA